From Etheostoma spectabile isolate EspeVRDwgs_2016 chromosome 8, UIUC_Espe_1.0, whole genome shotgun sequence, a single genomic window includes:
- the hapln3 gene encoding hyaluronan and proteoglycan link protein 3, with protein MLSLLRPLLAVCLYLLLPGGQGWNPGYNNGFHYQDISNGNGNGEIYFNGIRLHVDSPQLSVSATRGSTVTLPCHYHYEPELSAPRRTRVKWSWLPANTIHAPASPEAFARETEVMVAMGNRHRSYGSFRGRVRLRRSAPGDMSLVINELQLNDTGRYRCEVIDGLEDESVTVELELRGVVFPYYSKKGRYQFNFFGAQQACQDQEATLATFEQLFTAWEEGLDWCNAGWLADGTVQYPITVPRDGCGGVDIAPGLRSYGQRHRLLYRYDAFCFSASVKGTVYFLNNQTKLNFTEAVQACASDGCQIAKVGQLYAAWRLMGLDRCDAGWLADGSVRYPITKARANCGPPEPGVRSFGFPPLYLKFGVYCYR; from the exons ATGCTCAGTCTACTGCGCCCCCTGCTGGCCGTCTGCTTGTACTTGCTGCTGCCCGGCGGCCAGGGCTGGAACCCCGGGTACAACAATGGCTTTCACTACCAGGACATCAGCAACGGGAACGGAAACGGAGAGA tCTATTTTAACGGGATTCGCCTCCACGTGGATTCCCCGCAGCTTTCAGTGTCGGCCACCAGGGGGAGCACCGTCACCCTCCCCTGTCACTACCACTACGAGCCTGAACTGTCCGCACCACGCAGGACCCGGGTCAAATGGTCCTGGTTGCCTGCCAACACCATACATGCACCTGCTTCCCCCGAAGCCTTCGCCAGGGAAACTGAGGTTATGGTCGCCATGGGCAACCGTCACCGCAGCTATGGCAGCTTCAGGGGCCGCGTGCGCTTGCGACGTTCGGCACCAGGGGATATGTCCCTAGTGATAAATGAGCTGCAACTCAACGACACCGGCAGATACCGATGTGAGGTGATTGATGGCTTGGAGGACGAGAGTGTGACGGTGGAGCTGGAGCTACGAG GCGTGGTGTTCCCCTACTACTCTAAGAAAGGACGCTACCAGTTTAACTTCTTTGGGGCCCAACAAGCATGCCAGGATCAGGAGGCCACTCTGGCTACGTTTGAGCAACTCTTCACAGCGTGGGAGGAGGGGCTAGACTGGTGTAATGCTGGCTGGTTGGCTGATGGCACAGTGCAGTATCCAATCACAGTCCCACGTGACGGCTGCGGGGGCGTGGATATAGCTCCTGGTCTGCGCAGCTACGGACAACGGCATCGCCTTCTCTACCGCTATGATGCTTTCTGTTTCTCTGCCTCGGTCAAGG GGACTGTGTACTTCTTAAACAACCAGACCAAGCTCAACTTTACAGAAGCGGTCCAGGCTTGTGCCAGTGATGGATGTCAAATTGCCAAAGTGGGCCAGCTGTACGCAGCCTGGAGGCTGATGGGATTGGACCGCTGTGATGCCGGATGGTTGGCTGATGGGAGTGTCCGTTATCCTATAACAAAGGCCCGAGCTAACTGCGGCCCACCAGAACCAGGGGTGCGTAGTTTTGGGTTCCCCCCTTTATACCTGAAATTTGGTGTCTACTGTTATCGGTAG
- the LOC116693979 gene encoding outer dense fiber protein 3-B-like, producing the protein MSKDDAWVGTWRPHKPRRPIAAQYGSPGPKYALPGLTGNTNHDPTKYKAPMFSFGARHTHNSESSPGPSYLIPSNITRVGQVGGPAFSFGSRPREPQLFQTPGPGYYSPEHSGKSVFRSAPAYSLSGRPKDLRIINTPGPASYSLPPVLGQKTVTTSAAPAFSICGRSKTGSFHEDLKTTPGPAAYKVVDPCIYSQRSPQFSMTGRNFPPGDTTKTPGPGAHYPERVTLTRPKAPSFSFGLRHSEYISPLIIDVPE; encoded by the exons ATGTCAAAAGACGACGCTTGGGTTGGGACTTGGAGGCCGCACAAGCCAAGACGGCCCATTGCTGCCCAATATGGTAGTCCAGGGCCCAAGTACGCACTGCCTGGACTCACAG GTAATACTAACCATGACCCTACAAAATACAAAGCACCAATGTTCAGCTTTGGGGCACGTCATACTCACAACTCTGAGAGCTCCCCTGGACCAAGCTACCTAATCCCCTCCAACATCACCAGAGTGGGCCAAGTCGGCGGTCCTGCATTTTCCTTCGGCAGCCGACCAAGGGAGCCACAACTGTTCCAGACCCCTGGACCAG GTTATTATTCACCAGAGCATTCAGGGAAGTCCGTCTTCCGGTCTGCTCCTGCTTATTCTCTGTCTGGGAGGCCCAAAGACCTCAGAATTATCAATACACCAG GTCCAGCCTCCTACTCTCTTCCCCCAGTGCTGGGGCAAAAAACTGTGACCACATCTGCAGCTCCCGCTTTCTCAATCTGTGGCCGCAGCAAAACTGGAAGCTTCCATGAGGACCTGAAGACG ACTCCTGGCCCTGCTGCCTACAAAGTTGTCGATCCTTGTATTTACAGCCAAAGATCTCCCCAGTTCAGCATGACAGGCCGCAACTTCCCACCTGGTGACACCACAAAGACGCCAGGGCCTGGTGCACACTATCCTGAGCGA GTGACCCTCACAAGACCAAAAGCTCCAAGCTTCTCGTTTGGACTGCGTCACTCGGAATACATCTCACCCCTCATTATAGATGTGCCTGAATAA